One genomic window of Etheostoma spectabile isolate EspeVRDwgs_2016 chromosome 5, UIUC_Espe_1.0, whole genome shotgun sequence includes the following:
- the LOC116689151 gene encoding gamma-crystallin M2: MTSTGMNMMSKIIFYEDRNFQGRSYECMSDCPDMSSYMSRCHSCRVERGCFMVYDRTNYMGNQYFLRRGEYSDYMSMMGMSDTIKSCRMIPMHRGSYRMRIYERENFGGQVSELMDDCDNIMDRFRMSNCMSCNVMEGHWLMYEQPQYRGRMMYVRPGEYRNFMHMGSSSMRFMSMRRITDSCY, encoded by the exons ATGACTTCCACTGGAATGAACATGATGAGCAAG atcATCTTCTACGAGGATAGGAACTTCCAGGGTCGTTCCTATGAGTGCATGAGCGACTGCCCCGACATGTCCTCCTACATGAGCAGGTGCCACTCCTGCAGGGTGGAGAGAGGCTGCTTCATGGTGTACGACCGCACCAACTACATGGGAAACcagtacttcctgaggaggggCGAGTACAGTGATTACATGAGCATGATGGGCATGAGCGACACAATCAAGTCTTGCCGCATGATCCCCATG CACAGGGGATCCTACAGGATGAGGATCTACGAGAGGGAGAACTTCGGCGGTCAGGTGTCTGAGCTGATGGATGACTGTGATAACATCATGGATCGTTTCCGCATGTCCAACTGCATGTCCTGCAACGTGATGGAGGGCCACTGGCTGATGTACGAGCAGCCCCAGTACAGAGGCAGGATGATGTACGTGAGGCCCGGCGAGTACAGGAACTTCATGCACATGGGCAGTAGCAGCATGAGGTTCATGAGCATGAGGCGCATCACCGACTCCTGCTATTAG